From the Halalkalicoccus sp. CGA53 genome, one window contains:
- a CDS encoding GrpB family protein — protein MVDPHDDSIVLISSRYDRWREAYARERDRLRIVFEERGTSGGLDRIEHVGSTAVPDPPARNIVDLDVVVSDDAVRAVSRAIEADLGGTG, from the coding sequence ATGGTCGATCCCCACGACGACTCGATTGTACTCATCTCCTCCCGATACGACCGATGGCGGGAGGCCTACGCCCGCGAGCGCGACCGACTCAGAATCGTCTTCGAGGAGCGCGGGACGTCGGGCGGTCTCGACCGGATCGAACACGTCGGCTCGACCGCAGTCCCCGACCCTCCGGCGAGGAACATCGTGGATCTCGACGTCGTCGTCTCCGACGACGCGGTGCGAGCGGTCTCGCGGGCGATCGAAGCCGACCTCGGCGGTACCGGGTAG
- a CDS encoding amphi-Trp domain-containing protein, producing the protein MAESTAESMEVSRDEAADLLQELARELRGQGDADVAVGNKTVRLSPPSAVTYAIETDERSPMLGGDEQSVTVTLGWETEDE; encoded by the coding sequence ATGGCAGAAAGCACTGCCGAATCGATGGAGGTCTCGCGCGACGAGGCGGCCGACCTGCTCCAGGAGCTCGCCCGCGAGCTCCGTGGCCAGGGCGACGCCGACGTCGCGGTCGGGAACAAGACGGTGCGGCTCTCACCGCCGTCGGCGGTCACTTACGCGATCGAGACCGACGAGCGCTCGCCGATGCTCGGCGGGGATGAACAGTCCGTGACGGTCACGCTGGGATGGGAAACCGAGGACGAGTAG
- a CDS encoding exonuclease/endonuclease/phosphatase family protein, with the protein MSGPQTFRALTYNVRYDTAVDGEHAWTNRRERVARTIRFHAPDLVGLQEPLTHQFESLRGRLLEFAWIGRGRLSSGEGEHCPVGVRRSRFSV; encoded by the coding sequence ATGAGCGGTCCCCAGACGTTCCGCGCCCTGACGTACAACGTCAGGTACGACACCGCCGTGGACGGCGAGCACGCCTGGACGAACCGGAGAGAACGGGTCGCGCGAACGATCCGGTTCCACGCGCCCGACCTCGTCGGGCTGCAGGAGCCGCTCACCCACCAGTTCGAGTCCCTCCGGGGACGGCTCCTGGAGTTCGCCTGGATCGGCCGCGGTCGGCTCTCGAGCGGCGAGGGCGAACACTGCCCGGTCGGGGTCCGTCGCTCGCGCTTCTCGGTGTAG
- a CDS encoding helix-turn-helix domain-containing protein, with protein MIDLDIDMRQYDCPFIDTTDDVDIAFSAVQWQLDTDAEELETRLIAKAGSTGALETGLRRLREHRNMNDCYVLSKRDGVAQIGTVIEQTNAMHAIQRNGGYITGPFHIEDGREHWHVGFDDDEAEAETLSELERHNEFDVENRDRFGATTLFDLLENSDSALRLLDGCRSLTETERETFEVASRFGYYETPRGATLADLADHFEISKTAVSMTLRRGERKILGAAMTALEDLDGDDGP; from the coding sequence ATGATCGACCTCGACATCGATATGCGGCAGTACGACTGTCCGTTCATCGACACGACCGACGACGTCGACATCGCCTTCTCGGCCGTCCAGTGGCAGCTCGACACCGACGCCGAGGAGCTGGAGACGCGACTGATCGCGAAGGCGGGGTCGACGGGCGCGCTCGAAACCGGCCTCCGCCGGCTCCGCGAGCACCGGAACATGAACGACTGTTACGTGCTCTCGAAACGGGACGGCGTGGCACAGATCGGGACGGTGATCGAACAGACGAACGCGATGCACGCGATCCAGCGCAACGGCGGCTACATCACCGGTCCGTTCCACATCGAGGACGGCCGCGAGCACTGGCACGTCGGCTTCGACGACGACGAGGCCGAGGCGGAGACGCTCTCCGAGCTCGAACGCCACAACGAGTTCGACGTCGAGAACCGCGACCGGTTCGGCGCGACGACGCTGTTCGACCTCCTCGAGAACTCCGACAGCGCGCTCCGGCTGCTCGACGGCTGTCGGTCGCTCACCGAGACCGAGCGCGAGACGTTCGAGGTCGCCTCGCGCTTCGGCTACTACGAGACGCCGCGGGGGGCGACGCTCGCCGACCTCGCCGACCACTTCGAGATATCGAAGACCGCCGTCTCGATGACGCTCAGACGCGGCGAGCGCAAGATCCTCGGCGCGGCGATGACGGCGCTCGAGGACCTCGACGGCGACGACGGCCCCTGA
- a CDS encoding antitoxin VapB family protein, with translation MRLDDEAYEKLASRKREGESFSDVVKRIAGERSLTEVAGIWEGRSTTFAKRSRSDAPVAMASERT, from the coding sequence ATCCGACTCGACGACGAGGCGTACGAGAAGCTCGCCAGCCGAAAACGAGAGGGCGAAAGCTTCTCGGACGTCGTGAAACGGATCGCTGGAGAGCGCTCGTTGACCGAGGTCGCAGGGATCTGGGAGGGGAGGTCGACGACGTTCGCGAAGCGGTCGAGAAGCGACGCACCCGTCGCGATGGCGAGTGAGAGGACGTAG
- the aspS gene encoding aspartate--tRNA(Asn) ligase: MQNRTYTADADPGRSVTVAGWVHEVRDLGGIAFLIIRDKSGKIQVKFEKEEMDDELVETGLGVARESVISVTGLVEEEPRAPTGVEVTPETVEVLAPAEPNLPLDPSGKVDAELSTRLDNRTLDVRREETKAVFEVRGEVLRAVREFFRSVGCTEINTPKIVATGTEGGTELFPITYFGEEAFMNQSPQLFKQLMVGSGLERVFEIGPIFRAEEHNTPRHLNEATMIDFESAFVDHHEAMDVCEGTLKAAYQGVAENCESQLETLGLAEEFSVPDEALPRLTYEEAIERVNATGALDVQLVWGDDLSTEAERALGEDVGGHYFVTDWPSEVKPFYIQDYDDDPDLSKGFDLMHPRMELLSGGQREHRYEELVAGFEQQGLDPGQFDYYTEMFRYGMPPHAGWAYGVERLVMTMLGLENIREAVLFPRDRQRLSP; encoded by the coding sequence ATGCAGAACCGAACCTACACGGCCGACGCCGATCCCGGTCGCTCGGTCACCGTCGCCGGCTGGGTCCACGAGGTGCGCGACCTCGGCGGGATCGCGTTCCTGATCATCCGGGACAAGAGCGGGAAGATCCAGGTCAAGTTCGAGAAAGAGGAGATGGACGACGAGCTCGTCGAGACCGGCCTCGGCGTCGCGAGGGAGAGCGTCATCTCGGTCACCGGGCTGGTCGAGGAGGAGCCGCGCGCGCCGACCGGGGTCGAGGTCACGCCCGAGACGGTCGAGGTGCTCGCCCCTGCGGAGCCGAACCTCCCGCTCGATCCCTCGGGGAAGGTCGACGCTGAACTCTCCACTCGACTCGACAACCGGACGCTCGACGTCCGCCGCGAGGAGACGAAGGCGGTCTTCGAGGTCCGAGGGGAGGTGCTCCGGGCGGTGCGAGAGTTCTTCCGCTCGGTCGGCTGTACGGAGATCAACACGCCGAAGATCGTCGCGACAGGTACGGAGGGTGGCACCGAACTGTTCCCGATCACCTACTTCGGTGAGGAGGCGTTCATGAACCAGTCTCCGCAGCTGTTCAAGCAGCTGATGGTCGGCAGCGGACTCGAACGGGTCTTCGAGATCGGGCCGATATTCAGGGCGGAAGAGCACAACACACCCCGGCACCTGAACGAGGCGACGATGATCGACTTCGAGTCGGCGTTCGTCGACCACCACGAGGCGATGGACGTGTGTGAGGGCACGCTGAAGGCGGCCTACCAGGGCGTCGCGGAGAACTGCGAGTCCCAGCTCGAGACGCTCGGGCTCGCCGAGGAGTTCTCGGTGCCGGACGAGGCACTCCCCCGGCTCACCTACGAAGAAGCGATCGAGCGGGTCAACGCCACGGGCGCGCTCGACGTCCAGCTGGTCTGGGGCGACGACCTCTCGACCGAGGCCGAGCGCGCCCTCGGCGAGGACGTCGGCGGGCACTACTTCGTCACCGACTGGCCGAGCGAGGTCAAGCCCTTCTACATTCAAGATTACGACGACGACCCGGACCTCTCGAAGGGCTTCGACCTGATGCACCCGCGGATGGAACTCCTCTCGGGCGGCCAGCGCGAACACCGGTACGAGGAACTCGTCGCCGGCTTCGAACAGCAGGGACTCGACCCCGGACAGTTCGACTACTACACCGAGATGTTCAGGTACGGGATGCCGCCGCACGCCGGCTGGGCGTACGGCGTCGAACGCCTCGTGATGACGATGCTCGGGCTGGAGAACATCCGCGAGGCCGTTCTGTTCCCGCGAGACAGACAGCGATTGAGCCCGTAG
- a CDS encoding endonuclease/exonuclease/phosphatase family protein, with protein MGWDAKLPRILTWAHVRDRRTGSPLAFCNVHFDHEGERAKRESARLISARLPDIASGRPTILVGDLNCTERDEPYAILTDPDAPVELFDARYASETGHHGPTTTVTTFEERVPEWKIDHVFASGALPVGQHGVCADRRDEGYPSDHLPVLAELSVEE; from the coding sequence GTGGGCTGGGACGCGAAGCTCCCCCGGATCCTGACCTGGGCGCACGTCCGGGACCGACGGACCGGATCGCCGCTCGCGTTCTGTAACGTCCACTTCGATCACGAGGGCGAGCGCGCGAAACGCGAGAGCGCCCGGCTGATCTCGGCTCGGCTCCCCGATATCGCCTCGGGGCGCCCGACGATCCTCGTCGGTGACCTCAACTGTACGGAACGGGACGAGCCGTACGCGATCCTGACGGACCCGGACGCCCCGGTCGAACTGTTCGACGCGCGGTACGCCTCCGAGACGGGCCACCACGGCCCGACGACGACCGTGACGACCTTCGAGGAACGGGTCCCGGAGTGGAAGATCGACCACGTGTTCGCGAGCGGAGCGCTCCCGGTCGGCCAGCACGGCGTCTGTGCGGATCGGCGCGACGAGGGCTACCCCTCGGATCACCTGCCGGTGCTGGCCGAGCTGTCTGTCGAGGAGTGA
- a CDS encoding DNA topoisomerase I, giving the protein MELIITEKDNAARRIAEILSGETAEADREGGVNVYRWGGTRCIGLSGHVVSVDFPPEYNDWRDVEPVELIDAGVEKVPTREEIVRAVRLHARQADRVTIATDYDREGELIGKEAYEIVREVNGEAEVDRVRFSSITENEVKRAFSEPDEIDFDLAAAGEARQIIDLVWGAALTRFLSLSARQLGDDFISVGRVQSPTLKLIVDREREIEAFDPETYWELYADLQKDEEAFEAQYFYRNEEGNEAERLWDDECADAVYEVLSRSASVTVDSVNRRRRTDEPPAPFNTTQFIRAASSLGFSAGRAMSIAEDLYTAGYITYPRTDNTVYPDDLDPEELLSAFSGHRTFGEDADSLLEAGELTPTRGDEETTDHPPIHPTEELPSRSALSDREWKLYELVVRRFFATVAEPAEWAHLKVVAGIDAESDLGERLTLKANGKRLVEPGYHAVYPYHNTSENYVPAVEEGESLSVVETRSEEKETQPPRRYGQSRLIETMESLGLGTKATRHNIIEKLYDRGYVEDDPPRPTRLATAVVEAAEEYADRVVSETMTSQLESDMAAIASGEKSLDEVADESREMLEAVFSDLERSRDEIGEHLQKSLKADKTLGPCPDCGDDLLVRRSRRGSYFVGCDGYPNCEYTLPLPNQGKPLIREERCSEHGLREVKILAGRSTFVHGCPQCKADEADEAEDEVIGACPECGEDTASETPQGEDGDAVEAEGGELAIKQLRSGSRLVGCTRYPDCDYSLPLPRRGEIEVTDERCAEHDLPELVVHNGDEPWELGCPICNFIEYQANQAGDDDLESLSGLGAKTAEKLADAGIESVSDLTGAEAETVAGAVDGVSEDRVRKWQTEAG; this is encoded by the coding sequence GTGGAGCTGATCATCACCGAGAAGGACAACGCCGCGAGACGGATCGCGGAGATCCTGAGCGGGGAGACCGCCGAGGCCGATCGCGAGGGCGGCGTGAACGTCTACCGCTGGGGCGGCACGCGGTGTATCGGGCTCTCGGGCCACGTCGTCTCCGTCGACTTCCCGCCGGAGTACAACGACTGGCGCGACGTCGAACCCGTCGAACTGATCGACGCCGGCGTCGAGAAGGTGCCGACGAGAGAGGAGATCGTCCGTGCGGTCCGTCTCCACGCCCGGCAGGCCGATCGCGTCACGATCGCGACCGACTACGACCGCGAGGGAGAGCTGATCGGGAAGGAGGCATACGAGATCGTTCGCGAGGTGAACGGCGAAGCGGAGGTCGACCGGGTTCGCTTCTCCTCGATCACCGAGAACGAGGTGAAACGCGCCTTCTCGGAGCCGGACGAGATCGACTTCGACCTCGCGGCGGCGGGCGAAGCACGTCAGATCATCGACCTCGTCTGGGGCGCGGCGCTCACGCGCTTTCTTTCCCTTTCCGCCCGACAGCTCGGCGACGACTTCATCTCCGTCGGGAGGGTCCAGTCCCCCACACTGAAACTGATCGTCGACCGCGAGCGCGAGATCGAGGCGTTCGATCCCGAGACGTACTGGGAGCTCTACGCCGACCTGCAGAAAGACGAGGAGGCGTTCGAGGCGCAGTACTTCTACCGGAACGAGGAGGGCAACGAGGCCGAACGGCTCTGGGACGACGAGTGCGCCGATGCGGTCTACGAGGTTCTCTCGCGCTCGGCATCGGTCACCGTCGACTCGGTGAACCGTCGGCGACGGACCGACGAGCCACCGGCTCCGTTCAACACGACGCAGTTCATCCGCGCGGCGAGTTCGCTCGGCTTCTCGGCCGGACGGGCGATGAGCATCGCGGAGGACCTCTACACCGCGGGCTACATCACCTATCCTCGGACGGACAACACCGTCTATCCCGACGACCTCGACCCCGAGGAACTCCTCTCGGCGTTCTCCGGCCACCGCACGTTCGGCGAGGACGCCGACTCGCTGCTCGAGGCGGGGGAGCTGACGCCGACCCGGGGCGACGAGGAGACGACCGACCACCCCCCGATCCACCCGACCGAGGAGCTGCCCTCCAGATCGGCGCTCTCGGACCGGGAGTGGAAGCTCTACGAACTCGTCGTGCGCCGATTCTTCGCGACCGTCGCGGAGCCGGCGGAGTGGGCGCACCTCAAGGTCGTCGCGGGGATCGACGCGGAGTCGGATCTGGGCGAACGGCTCACGCTCAAGGCCAACGGGAAACGGCTCGTGGAGCCGGGCTACCACGCGGTCTACCCGTACCACAACACCTCGGAGAACTACGTTCCAGCCGTCGAGGAGGGCGAGTCCCTCTCGGTCGTCGAGACCCGTTCGGAGGAGAAGGAGACCCAGCCCCCCCGCAGGTACGGCCAGTCGCGACTGATCGAGACGATGGAGTCGCTGGGGCTCGGGACGAAGGCGACCAGACACAACATCATCGAGAAGCTCTACGACCGGGGTTACGTTGAGGACGACCCGCCGCGGCCGACGCGGCTCGCGACGGCGGTCGTGGAGGCGGCCGAGGAGTACGCCGATCGCGTCGTGAGCGAGACGATGACCTCCCAGTTGGAGTCGGACATGGCGGCCATCGCGAGCGGCGAGAAGAGCCTCGACGAGGTGGCCGACGAGTCACGGGAGATGCTCGAAGCGGTGTTCTCGGACCTCGAACGCTCGCGCGATGAGATCGGCGAACACCTCCAGAAGTCGCTCAAGGCGGATAAGACGCTGGGGCCGTGTCCGGACTGCGGCGACGACCTGCTCGTGCGGCGCAGCCGACGGGGGTCGTACTTCGTCGGCTGTGACGGCTACCCCAACTGCGAGTACACGCTGCCGCTCCCGAACCAGGGCAAGCCGTTGATCCGCGAGGAGCGCTGTTCGGAGCACGGGCTGCGCGAGGTGAAGATCCTCGCCGGGCGGAGCACGTTCGTCCACGGCTGTCCGCAGTGCAAGGCCGACGAGGCCGACGAGGCCGAGGACGAGGTGATCGGGGCGTGTCCGGAGTGCGGAGAGGACACGGCGTCGGAGACGCCGCAAGGCGAAGACGGCGACGCCGTCGAAGCGGAGGGGGGCGAACTCGCCATCAAACAGCTCAGGAGCGGGTCGCGGCTCGTCGGCTGTACCCGCTACCCCGACTGCGACTACTCGCTTCCGTTGCCTCGCCGGGGCGAGATCGAGGTGACCGACGAGCGGTGTGCCGAGCACGACCTGCCCGAACTCGTCGTCCACAACGGCGACGAGCCGTGGGAGCTCGGCTGTCCGATCTGCAACTTCATCGAGTATCAGGCGAACCAGGCCGGCGACGACGACCTGGAGTCGCTGTCGGGTCTCGGCGCGAAGACCGCCGAGAAGCTCGCCGACGCGGGCATCGAGAGCGTGAGCGATTTGACGGGGGCCGAGGCGGAGACGGTCGCCGGGGCGGTCGACGGTGTGAGCGAGGACAGGGTACGAAAGTGGCAGACAGAGGCGGGGTAG
- the gatB gene encoding Asp-tRNA(Asn)/Glu-tRNA(Gln) amidotransferase subunit GatB produces MTAQATESRELAVVIGLEVHVQLETETKIFCGCSTAGGEEPNTRVCPVCLGLPGALPVLNEGAVEAAVKLGKALGSEIPEETRFHRKNYYYPDLPKNFQITQYDEPICRGGSVEISVEGERREIGITRAHLEEDPGSLQHEGGSIATADYTLVNYNRAGIPLMEIVTEPDFRSPTEVRGFLAKLEEVIEYLGIFDSTRDGSLRIDANISMIPESEVAADGSIGESALAAANRTEVKNISSHKGAEKALAYEVTRQRNAIQRGRAIEQETRHWDESRGITVSMRSKEEEKDYRYFEEADLPVLRVADWKEHIEIPELPDARRERFREEYGLGREEASKLTSTKQVADFYESLAREFDPDLAATWVADTLLGELHYRDREITDVSHRLEEIRRLVELVSTGAITAKNAREVVLRGMLDAGDDPDAIVEREDLGRSDEDEVQSAVTEAIEENPEAVEDYHAGEDGAINFLVGQVMAKTGGSADPGTVNGLLRTELEG; encoded by the coding sequence ATGACCGCACAGGCCACCGAGAGCCGGGAACTCGCCGTCGTCATCGGGCTGGAAGTCCACGTCCAGCTGGAGACCGAGACGAAGATCTTCTGTGGCTGTTCGACTGCCGGTGGGGAGGAGCCGAACACGCGGGTCTGTCCCGTCTGCCTCGGGCTCCCCGGGGCCCTACCGGTGCTGAACGAGGGGGCCGTCGAGGCGGCGGTGAAACTCGGGAAGGCCCTCGGCTCCGAGATCCCCGAGGAGACGCGTTTTCACCGGAAGAACTACTACTACCCCGACCTGCCGAAGAACTTCCAGATCACCCAGTACGACGAGCCGATCTGTCGGGGCGGCTCGGTCGAGATCAGCGTCGAGGGCGAGCGTCGCGAGATCGGGATCACCCGCGCGCACCTGGAGGAGGATCCCGGAAGCCTCCAGCACGAGGGCGGCTCTATCGCCACCGCCGACTACACGCTCGTGAACTACAACCGGGCCGGGATCCCGCTCATGGAGATCGTCACCGAGCCCGACTTCCGCTCGCCGACGGAGGTCAGGGGTTTTCTCGCGAAACTGGAGGAGGTCATCGAGTACCTCGGGATCTTCGACAGCACGCGCGACGGCTCGCTCCGGATCGACGCGAACATCTCGATGATCCCCGAGAGCGAGGTCGCTGCGGACGGCTCGATCGGCGAGAGCGCGCTTGCGGCGGCCAACCGCACGGAGGTGAAGAACATCTCGAGTCACAAGGGAGCGGAGAAGGCACTCGCCTACGAGGTGACCCGCCAGCGCAACGCGATCCAGCGCGGACGAGCGATCGAACAGGAGACCCGTCACTGGGACGAGTCGCGGGGGATCACCGTCTCGATGCGCTCGAAGGAAGAGGAGAAGGACTACCGCTACTTCGAGGAGGCCGACCTCCCCGTTCTCAGGGTCGCCGACTGGAAAGAGCACATCGAGATCCCGGAACTCCCGGACGCGAGGCGCGAGCGCTTCCGCGAGGAGTACGGGCTGGGGAGAGAGGAGGCCTCGAAGCTCACCTCGACGAAGCAGGTCGCGGACTTCTACGAGTCGCTCGCGCGCGAGTTCGACCCCGACCTCGCGGCGACCTGGGTCGCCGACACGCTGCTCGGGGAACTCCACTACCGGGACCGAGAGATCACCGACGTTTCCCACAGACTCGAGGAGATCCGGCGGCTGGTCGAACTGGTATCGACGGGAGCGATCACCGCGAAGAACGCTCGAGAGGTAGTCCTCAGGGGGATGCTCGACGCGGGCGACGATCCCGATGCGATCGTCGAGCGCGAGGATCTCGGCCGGAGCGACGAGGACGAGGTACAGAGCGCGGTCACGGAGGCGATCGAGGAGAATCCCGAGGCGGTCGAGGACTACCACGCCGGCGAGGACGGTGCGATCAACTTCCTCGTCGGCCAGGTGATGGCGAAGACGGGCGGGAGCGCGGATCCCGGTACGGTAAACGGACTGCTGCGAACGGAGCTGGAGGGGTAA
- a CDS encoding PIN domain-containing protein: MTKAHSTASATSITADDCIVAATALVVEETVVTRNGRHFERVEGLDIRTC; encoded by the coding sequence GTGACGAAGGCGCACTCGACTGCCTCGGCGACTTCGATCACCGCGGACGACTGCATCGTCGCCGCGACCGCCCTCGTCGTCGAGGAAACCGTCGTAACGCGTAACGGCAGGCACTTCGAACGCGTCGAGGGCCTCGACATCCGGACGTGCTGA
- a CDS encoding phosphoglycerol geranylgeranyltransferase — translation MSAPWDDWDHIVKVDPDKELAPEDSFEDVCRTGTDAIEIGGTLDVTAEATRRVIDACREYDVPLYQEPSNPAVVVDDEALDGYLVPTVFNAGDVSWVVGAHKEWVRIDDIDWERTSTEAYIVLNPEASVAQLTQADCDQTPEDVAAYAELAEHMFGQPIVYIEYSGTFGDPETVAAAREALDESVLFYGGGITDYDSAYTMAERADVIVVGNLLHDRGADVVAETVDAAKEA, via the coding sequence ATGAGCGCGCCGTGGGACGACTGGGATCACATCGTGAAGGTCGATCCGGACAAGGAGCTGGCGCCAGAGGACTCCTTCGAGGACGTCTGTCGGACCGGCACCGACGCGATCGAGATCGGCGGCACGCTCGACGTGACCGCGGAGGCTACACGGCGGGTCATCGACGCCTGTCGCGAGTACGACGTGCCGCTCTACCAGGAGCCGTCGAATCCGGCCGTGGTCGTCGACGACGAAGCGCTCGACGGCTACCTCGTCCCGACGGTGTTCAACGCGGGCGACGTCTCGTGGGTCGTGGGTGCGCACAAGGAGTGGGTCCGCATCGACGACATCGACTGGGAGCGCACCTCCACGGAGGCGTACATCGTGCTCAACCCCGAGGCGAGCGTCGCACAGCTCACGCAGGCCGACTGCGACCAGACCCCCGAGGACGTCGCGGCGTACGCGGAGCTCGCCGAACACATGTTCGGTCAGCCGATCGTCTATATCGAGTACTCCGGAACGTTCGGCGACCCCGAGACCGTTGCAGCGGCCCGGGAGGCGCTCGACGAGTCCGTCCTGTTCTACGGCGGGGGGATCACCGACTACGACTCGGCGTACACGATGGCCGAACGTGCGGACGTGATCGTCGTCGGAAACCTGCTCCACGACCGGGGTGCCGACGTGGTCGCGGAGACCGTCGACGCCGCGAAAGAGGCGTAG
- a CDS encoding potassium channel family protein produces the protein MGMSIDRWATKTTRRLTKLSLGYRIAVYIVIVAVIVSVYTALYWYGMAVYEDRNLSLAAALQTVVQSLTTTGYGQDAPWETTIMNLFTILMQFTGILLLFLLLPLFVVPWFSQFIQQRRFDTVEPLENHVVISGHTPLVHTFITEIESHAHQHPYVIIETDQDRAAELRDLGHTVLHGDPESESDLRKASVEKAQAAVVAGDDQLTLNAALAVHDVAPMVPITATLEDATLRQYLHSAGVEYVVQPRQVIGQALATHYAMSGGIPSDRIVILGHGTVGSTVRSALETWGANPIVVDIDEDEHVDVVGDATTTKTLQEAGVENADAVIISLPKDRQALYATLLVRELNSTVDIFARVTESEAVGRVKRAGADYVLELSDISGQMVAAAVLDEPVSGTDGDLLFTRLSDPDVELSALDIDRIIGVTRNEELHLAPDHDFELQQNDLLIYVRE, from the coding sequence ATGGGGATGAGTATCGATCGCTGGGCAACGAAGACGACGCGTCGGTTAACGAAGCTGAGCCTCGGGTATCGCATCGCAGTGTACATCGTCATCGTGGCCGTCATCGTGAGCGTCTATACGGCCTTGTACTGGTATGGTATGGCTGTATACGAGGACCGCAACCTCTCTCTCGCTGCCGCCCTCCAGACGGTCGTCCAGTCGTTGACGACCACGGGATACGGGCAAGACGCACCATGGGAAACGACGATCATGAACCTGTTCACGATTCTGATGCAGTTCACCGGCATCCTACTCCTCTTTCTCCTCCTGCCACTATTCGTCGTGCCCTGGTTTAGTCAATTCATCCAGCAACGACGGTTCGATACCGTCGAGCCACTCGAAAATCACGTCGTAATCTCCGGACACACGCCGCTCGTCCACACGTTCATCACCGAGATCGAGTCACACGCTCATCAACACCCCTACGTAATCATCGAAACAGACCAAGATCGCGCAGCAGAACTCCGCGACCTCGGACACACCGTGTTACACGGCGATCCGGAATCCGAATCTGATCTCCGGAAAGCCTCGGTCGAGAAGGCACAGGCCGCGGTCGTCGCTGGCGACGATCAGTTGACGCTGAACGCTGCGCTCGCTGTCCACGACGTGGCTCCGATGGTCCCGATAACCGCAACGCTCGAGGACGCGACACTCCGACAGTATCTGCACTCGGCTGGCGTCGAGTACGTCGTACAGCCACGACAGGTAATCGGACAAGCGCTCGCCACGCACTATGCGATGAGCGGGGGAATCCCGTCCGATCGAATCGTTATCCTCGGTCACGGAACGGTTGGCAGTACCGTTCGGTCGGCGTTGGAAACCTGGGGTGCGAATCCGATCGTCGTAGACATCGACGAGGACGAACACGTGGACGTCGTCGGCGACGCAACCACTACGAAGACGCTTCAAGAGGCGGGCGTAGAAAACGCAGACGCGGTCATCATTTCGCTTCCGAAAGACCGACAGGCACTGTACGCAACACTGCTCGTCCGTGAGCTGAATTCTACGGTCGATATCTTTGCGCGAGTGACGGAGAGCGAAGCAGTTGGACGAGTCAAACGAGCAGGCGCTGACTACGTACTCGAGTTATCGGATATCTCCGGACAGATGGTCGCTGCTGCCGTCCTCGACGAACCCGTTAGCGGTACTGACGGTGATCTCCTGTTCACTCGTCTGAGCGACCCGGACGTAGAACTCTCAGCGCTCGACATCGACCGCATCATCGGTGTCACTCGAAACGAGGAGTTGCACCTCGCACCCGACCACGATTTCGAACTCCAACAAAACGATCTCCTCATCTACGTACGAGAGTGA